The genomic DNA ACCTTGTATGACTCGGCACGTTCGTAGGAGCACCCACAAAAGGCTGGCCCGGAAATGCCCGATCTGGATACCGACACCACCACATCCGTTCATGACACCCGCTTACGAAGCGACGAGGCGCTCCGGCTCACGGCCATCACCAAGCGACACCCCGGCCCTCAGGGCACCACGAGAGCCGCGGCGGACGGCATTGACCTGACGGCCCGTCGCAGTGAGATCTTCGGCCTTCTCGGTCCCACCGGTGCCGGCAGGGCCACGACAATCCAGACGCTGGCCGGTCTGCGCCGTTCCACCTCTGGAACCGTGCGTATCCTGAGGGTCGTTATGGTGACCGCTCAGGCGGTCGCCTTGCCCACGATGGCTGTTGCTCCGGAAAAGGTGGAAGCGGTCAGGCTGCCCGCACTGTTCGGCATCGCCTTTCTAGGTCTGACCGTGTTCGGCGGTGTCGACTACCCCGCCGGCGGCCGCCTGGCCTCGCCGGACGCCACCACCAACGTGGGCACGCTAATCCAGCTCGCCGCCCCCTTCCTCAGCGATCCTGCCTTTCCTAGGGCGCTCATGCCGGATGACGCCCGCACCGTGCTGGGCCCGCTTCCGGGCACCTTCTTCGGGGACCCCATGCTCACCCGGATGCCGAACGGCTCGCCCCAGCACCCGGTGTAACTTTCGATCCTGGTGGTGCTCGCCACGGCGGCGGTATGGCTTGCGGTGCGTACGCTCCGCCGAGACCAGGGCGAAACGGCATAACGCGCGACAGGAAAGCGGCGCGAAAGAAACCGGACACTGACGTTTTCTCAGCGAAATAATCTTCGGGAAGTGGGTTGATCAGGGCGTTAAGGGTTGGGTCGGACAGCGGTGGCCCGGGTGCGGACAGACGTGAAGCCTCTGGTAGGACAGTTCTCACCACAAGATCGTCCGTTGCACCAGAGGCTTCACGTTGGTCACCTATGTTGCCATGCTCGACGTCCCGCGCCACGTGGTGGAATACGTGGCCCGGCTGCTGGCCGGCCACCGCCGCCGGATCGGCACCCCGAAGGGCTCCCGGGCGTTGAGCCCGTTCCGGCAGGCCGTCTTCGTGCTGCGCTGGTTCCGCGAGGCCGGCTGCGTGCACTGCCTGGCCCGCGATGCGGGAATCTCGCAGGCCACCGGCTACCGCTACCTCCACGAGGCAATCGACGTCCTGGCCGACCAGGCCCCCGAGCTGCATGAGGTGCTGGACCGCTGCCGCGCGCGGCAGATGAGCCACGTGGTGCTGGACGGCACCCTGATCTCCTGCGACCGTGTCGCCGGGACTACCGAGAAGGGCAACGACCTGTGGTACTCCGGCAAGGCTCGGCACTTCGCCGGGAACATCCAGTTCGTGGCCGCACCCGACGGCACCCCGCTGTGGGTCTCCGACGTCGAACCCGGATCCGTCCACGACCTGCGTGCCGCCCGCATCCATGCCCTGCCCGCCTTGTACGCGGCGGCCCGCGCCGGTCTGCCGACGCTGGCCGACGTCGGCTACACCGGCGCCGGCAAGGGCATCCACACCCCGTTCCGTCCGCACCCCGACATCGCTTCCCCGCTCGCGCCGGACAACCGCGCCCACAACCGGCTCCTGCGCGGCATCCGGGCCCTGGGCGAACGGGCCGCCGCTGAACTCAAGCAGCGCTGGCGCGCGCTGCAGCACGTCACGCTCAGCCCCAGCCGGATCGGACGCATCGCCCAAGCCGCACTCGTCCTCAACAACTCATGGAAGTGACAACCGCTGAGAAAACGTCACTGACGTTTTCTCAGCGAAATAATCTTCGGGAAGTGGGTTGATCAGGGCGTTAAGGGTTGGGTCGGACAGCGGTGGCCCGGGTGCGGACAGACGTGAAGCCTTTGGTAGGACGGTTCTCACCACAAGATCGTCCGTTGCACCAGAGGCTTCACGTTGGTCACCTATGTTGCCATGCTCGACGTCCCGCGCCACGTGGTGGAATACGTGGCCCGGCTGCTGGCCGGCCACCGCCGCCGGATCGGCACCCCGAAGGGCTCCCGGGCGTTGAGCCCGTTCCGGCAGGCCGTCTTCGTGCTGCGCTGGTTCCGCGAGGCCGGCTGCGTGCACTGCCTGGCCCGCGATGCGGGAATCTCGCAGGCCACCGGCTACCGCTACCTCCACGAGGCGATCGACGTCCTGGCCGACCAGGCCCCCGAGCTGCATGAGGTGCTGGACCGCTGCCGCGCGCGGCAGATGAGCCACGTGGTGCTGGACGGCACCCTGATCTCCTGCGACCGTGTCGCCGGGACTACCGAGAAGGGCAACGACCTGTGGTACTCCGGCAAGGCTCGGCACTTCGCCGGGAACATCCAGTTCGTGGCCGCACCCGACGGCACCCCGCTGTGGGTCTCCGACGTCGAACCCGGATCCGTCCACGGCCTGCGTGCCGCCCGCATCCATGCCCTGCCCGCCTTGTACGCGGCGGCCCGCGCCGGTCTGCCGACGCTGGCCGACGTCGGCTACACCGGCGCCGGCAAGGGCATCCACACCCCGTTCCGTCCGCACCCCGACATCGCTTCCCCGCTCGCGCCGGACAACCGCGCCCACAACCGGCTCCTGCGCGGCATCCGGGCCCTGGGCGAACGGGCCGCCGCTGAACTCAAGCAGCGCTGGCGCGCGCTGCAGCACGTCACGCTCAGCCCCAGCCGGATCGGACGCATCGCCCAAGCCGCACTCGTCCTCAACAACTCATGGAAGTGACAACCGCTGAGAAAACGTCACTGAACGGCCACTCACGGTCGCAGCGGTACAGAAAGGCATCATGATGGACGAAAACCAGGCGCGCGAGGCACTTGCCTCCGCCGACGCTGCCGCCGCCCGCATGCGGAAGGCTAGCCGTCACCCCCGTACGGCCCTGATCCTGTTCCTAGGCGTGGTCATGATGGTCCTGACCGCGGTGTACGGCCTACTCGTCCAGCCCAAGGTGCCGTACGCCGTCCCCGTTCTGCTCCTGCTCCCGTTGCTGGCCCTCGTCATCTACACGGCTACCCGACCCGTCCTGCCACGCCACCACCGCGCGTTCTACGCGGTGGCCACAGCGGGTGGGGCGGGTGTCTACAGCTTGACGGTCACCATCGGCTCCACCTGCTTCTCCGGGCAACCTGCCTGGTGGTTGCCCGGAGCCGTCGCCTGCGGGATCCCTTTCCTGGCGATCGGTATCCTGGAGCGCAAGGCCGACCGGTTGGCAGAAGGTGAGTGGTGACACACCCTCGCAAGTCGCTCGACAGCGTGATTCACGCGCCCGTGAGGTTCTCCATCGCCGCCGCACTCGCGACGGTCGACGAAGTGGACTTCAGAAGTCTCCGCGACGCCATCGAGATCACGGACTCGGCCCTTTCCAAACAGATCACCCTTCTGGAAGACGCCGGATACGTCAAGGTCCGCAAAGGGTTCGTGGGCAAACGCGCACGCACCTGGCTCTCCCTCTCTCCCAAGGGGCGCACCGCCCTCACCCGACATGTGGCAGCCCTTCAGGAGATCGCCTTCGGTACCCCACCGGTAAGGGACTCGAACCGGTGAACCTTCCTCTTGATGTTGGTCACCTGGAGACTGGGACGTGAGGTTCCAGAGGGAGTAGTGCCGGGTGGGAAGTAGGAGCAACCGCAGCAGGCGGTACTCGGAGGAGTTCAAGAGGGACGCGGCCGCGCTGGTCCGCTCCTCCGGCAGGACCGTCACCGAGGTGGCCCGGGGACTCTCCCAAGCCCTGACGACGGCCGCCGCGCCGACGACCTGGAAGTGCAGTTCACCGACATCGACTACCTCAACATCGGGTACTGAGTGCAGATTCTACTCCCCGATACGTCTTGATCTTGATGAGCCGAAGAACGGTAGTTGTCACATAAGCAGGCTGGTTGTCACCGACGACGTTGTGGCTGGTTTTCGACCTAAGCCTTGATTCGTGCGGCAGACCTGGCGGCCTGCTCGATCTTCGCGCGGCGGGCTGCACGGGCTTCCTCGTCGATCTGCTTCTCGTATTCGGCGCGCAACCCGGTCCGGCCGTCGAGGCCCTCGCGCAGGATGTCGGCGTGCCCGGCATGCCGGATGGACTCGCCGAGGACATGGATCATGATGGCGAACAGGTTCGTGTTGGAATAAGGCTGCGGCCACCACGGCACGTGGCCGGGGGCGTCGAGGGGAAGCGCGGTGATCGTCGCGTCCGAGTGTTCCCACGTGCGCCGGTAGAACCCGACGATCTGATCGCGGGTCTCGTCCTCGGCCGCCCACAGATCACTGCCGTCGGAGTCCTGCCACCGGGGCAGCGGTTCCGAGGAAGGCCGGTCGAAGACCTCGCCGAAGTACCTGGCCTCGACGGTGGCCACGTGTTTGACCAGGCCGAGGAGGTTGGTCCCGGTCGCTGTCAAAGGTCGGCGGGCGTCGTATTCAGATAAGCCGTCGAGTTTCCAGAGCAGCGCCTCGCGGTCCCGCCGAAGTCTCCCATGTAGGTTGTCTTTCGCGTAATCATCGAACATGCGGCATGAGCCTGCCATGGGCTGTTCGTGGTCTCAAAATCCCGTACGTGGTCAGGGAACTTTCCACCGGCAGTGGGCTGCGGCCCAGTTCCCGGCCCGTCGCGTTGTCCAGGGTGAGCAGCCAGGCCGAGTCGAAGCCGGTGGAGCCCTCGCAGATCACCACCACCCGGGTGGTGCCGTCGGCTGCGGAGATCGCCGTCGGGACGTAGCCGATGCCATCGGACCGCTTACCGGACGGACGGGGTTCGATGGTCCAACGCTCCTTGCCGTCGGCGAGTCCGAACCCGTGGACGGCGCCTTCGGACAGGGCCACGCCGACATCTCCGTCCGCGGTCAGCAGCGAACCGCCGCCCTCCTGTCGGGCACCGGGGAGTTCCCGCTCCCACCGCACCCGACCGCTCCTCGCGTCGACGGCCCGGACGGAACCGCAGGCGACCTCGTGCCGGGCAAAGGCCACCAGACCGACGCCGTCCGAGACCCGGTCGCTCATCGCGCACACCGACATGCGCACCGGTGCGTCGAGAAGCCACTCGCGTTTCCCGCTGCCGGAGTCGTAGGCGATCAGCGCGTCGGTACGCGCCCGGATGACCGTCTTCCCGTCCTGGACCGTCCACGCGCCGACGCCGTGCACCGAGGAGGGCCGGTCCGCCTCGGCCTGCCAGACGGACCGGAGCACCGGGCCTCGCATCCAGAGGTATGCCTGCCAGCCCGGCCACAGCGCCGCCAGCACTCCCGCGGCGGCCAGCAGGGCGGGCAGCGCCTTGCCGGGACGGACGGCGGTGAACTTCTGCAGGGCGAAGACCAGACCGTAGCCGCCCACGACCGTGAACAGGAAGGCCAGCAGAAGGGTCGGCGTGGTGCCATCGGGACAGGGGGTGTACCGCCCCCCGCAGCGGTTGCCGGGAACGGAGCCCCAGCCCAGCACGTGGAACTCCAGCGCCAGCCCGACCAGCAGCCCCATCAGCACGACGACCAGACCTGTGCGCACCGAGGAGCGAGCCCACCACCGCACATCGCTTCCGGACATGTTCCCCCCGTGGAATCCGCACAGCACATCCGTGCCGCGCCCGCCACTGTACCGACCACCTGACGCTCGGAGGGGGTGGTTGAGATCTGTCAATCGAACAGCGTGTCGAGGGTGGTTGGGGTTACTGGCGGGCTGCGGAGAGCCGACCGTCGAAGGTGACGCCGAAGGCGTTCAGGGCGGCCTTCCAGCACCCGGATCTTCGCGTGGGTCCGGTTGACCGCCCGCCGGCCCTGCGCAGGGGCCTTCCACCGTCCCCGGTACGGGGCGCGGGCCGTGTCGCCGGCGCCCCGGTGTCCCTTGTCGGCCCAGCATGGGGTGCCGGCCTCGGGCAGGGCGTCGAAGAGACGGGCGGCGCGGGGACGGGGCGAGGGCGAGGTGGCGCAGGCGTGCGTCGTCGCTGCTGCCGGGTACGGCGGTGAACCCGAACCGGCCGCGGGCGTCGGCCACGAGGCCGGCGGACGTGGCGGCGGCTCTGCGGGCTTCGGCCCACACCTGCGATTGCCACCGCTTGCGGACTTCTGCGGCCAGGCGGTCGGCCGACTCTGCACCCTCCGGGCGCCGCCACTCGGCGGTCGCGGTGGTGGTCGAAGGGCAGCGAGGGCAAATCGATACCCATAATGCTGTAAATCGGACACGATGAAGGTGCGATGACAGCGCGAACCGGCCAGAACCACGATGAGAACCATCACGATGGATCTGACCGATCGGTCTGATCAGCGTGAAGGACTCGCTTCAGCGGAGATGTTCGGCATAGCGCCCGAAACGTCCTGGAACACGGCGTACGGCGTCAGGAGCGTGCCCTGGCCCGATGGCATCCGAACCCCCGGAGGAACCATGCGACACCCCGTGTCCCGGCTGCGTACGCGAGTGTCGGCGGTGGGGCTGGCCGCGCTGGCGATGGCCGCGCTCCCGCCCCCGGCCGCAGGCGCCTCGACCGACCGCTACGAATGGGCCGCGTTGGGCGACTCGTACACCGCCGGCCTCTTCGTCGGAGCCCCACTCCCCCTGCTGGGCGACCCGTCGAGGGACGGGTGCGACCGGACCACCGGCGCCTACCCCGACCTCGTCGAGCGGAAGCTCGCCGCCCGCCCGCTGGACAGGCCCGTGCGTCTGACCAACGTCAGCTGCGACAACGCCGCCATCGAGAACGTCACGAGCGACAGGCAGCAGCCCACCAGCCCAGTGCGGCCCCCCGCAGGCGATCCCGGCAGGTGGCCCCTGGTGGATCCGCAGATCCGGCGGGCCGGGCTCGGCGACCGGACCGATGTCGTCACCGTCGGCGTCGGCGCGATCGGCCTGCCCTTCGGCGGGTGCCTGGAACTCAGCCTCGCCCACAGGTCGTGCAAGGAGTACTACACGAACCCGCCCGAGGGCGTGGAGGGCCTCGCCGCCAAGCTCGCCGGGATCCGTGACGCATACGGTCGGATGCTCGGCGCGATTCACCGCGCCGCGCCGCACGCCGAGGTCGTCACGATCGGTTACCCGGCCATCCTGCCGGAGCGGGGCAGCGCCTGCAGCGGCGGCCCGACGCAGCTCGGCCCGATCACCCCCGCCGACATCGACTGGCTGCGCGACGACGCCCTGAAGGCCCTGAACAAGATCATTCGCGAGGAGGCGGCGAAGCGCGGTGACCGTCACGTCGACCTTTACACCTCCAGCGTGGGCCATGACGTATGCCAGCCCGAGGACACCCAGTGGATCGAAGGGATCTGCGGCGACGCCGCGCCCTTCTGGCCGACCGTGCCGCCCGCCGGCCTGCCGTTCGACTGCGCCGCCATCGGAAAACGCGCCACGCTGCTCCATCCCAACGCCAGGGAACACGCCAACGCCGCTCCCCTCGTGGAACGCGCCGTCCGCGACGCCCTCACCGAAGGCTGACGACCGCCCCGCGGTTCCGCTCCGCCCGGCCCAGGGCGGGGAGGGCAGGGCGGCGAGGACCGTTGCCGCGACGGAGGAGGGCGCGGGAGCCGACCATGTCGCCTTGAGGCGCCTTGAGGCGCCTTGAGGCGCCTTGCGCCGGGCTGCACCGCGGCCGGCGCGACCGCCTCCGCCACACCCAGCCCCTCTCCGTCCTCCAGACCGGCCCCGTGGCGCAGCACCCCGGCCCGCACGGCCGGACGGCCGGCGAGCTCGCGCTGAGGGACGGCCGGGTTCCGGCAGCCGCGCCGCCGCCTCGGCAAAGCCCTGGTCGGCGAGTGATCTTCCGTGGCGGGCTCGTGGCTTTCCAGGCGGGGGAGCAGGCCGACCCCTTTCTGACGGCCTCGGCTGAGACACCCGGTGTATCGGGTCAGTCCGGATGGGCGAGACAGGAGATCCCTTCAGCACGGCCAGCACCACCCCGATACCAGCCGGTGACGATCCGGCGCCGAAGCCGAAGCGGCGGACGTTCTCCGCGGAGTACAAGCTGCGGATCGTTGCCGAGTACGATGCCGCCCCGGCCGGGGAGAAGGGCGCGATCCTGCGGCGTGAGCGGCTGTACCACTCGCACGTCATCGAGTGGCGCCAGGCACGCGAGGCCGGCTCCCTGGATGCCCTGGTCGACCGGCGGACCTCGGCGGTGCGGCCGAAGAAGGCGGCCGAGCAGGCCGAGCCGGAGCGGCTGCGCAAGAAGGTCGCACGACTGGAGAGGGACCCGGCTCGCCGGGACGCGGCCCTGGAAGTCACGGGAAAAGCCAACGCGCTCTTGGAACTGCTCTCCGAGAGCGCGGACTGAAGCACGCCGCCGCACCCGTGATCGATGAGGCGTTCGCGGGTGTCCAGGGGCAGTTGGGTACTACGGCAGCCTGCCGGCTGACCGGGCGCTCACGCGCCACCCACTACCGCCGCCTCAGCCCGAAGCCGAAGCCTGCACCGTCCCCGAGACCCGCGCCCGCTTCGGCCCTCTCGCCGGCCGAGCGGGCCCAGATCCTGGCGCTGCTGAACCGGCCGGAGTACGTCGACCTGCCGCCCGCGCAGGTCTGGGCGCGTGAGCTGGACGCGGGGAACTACTGGTGCTCAGAGCGGACGTGTACCGGATTCTGTCCGCCGCCGGGCAGAACGGTGAACGCCGCCGCCAGGCCACTCATCCGGCTAGGGCGATCCCTGAGCTGACGGCGATCAGCCCCTCGCAGGTCTTCACCTGGGACATCACCAAGCTGCCCGGCTCGGACAAGGGCATCTGGTACCACGCCTACGTCATCATCGACGTCTTCAGCCGCTACATCGTCGGCCACACCGTCGAGCGGGCCGAAACGGCTGAGCGGGCCGAGGAGTTGATCCGCGAGACGATCGAGCGCAACGGCATCGTGCCCCAGACGGTGCACGCGGACCGCGGCACCTCGATGACCAGCAAGAAGGTGTCCCAGATGCTGATCGACCTCGGCATCACCAGGAGTCGCTCCCGCCCCAGGGTCAGCAACGACACCCCGTACTCGAAAAGCCAGTTCAGGACCACGAAGGACACCGCCGACCACCCGGAACGGTTCGATTCGCTGGCCCCTGCCCGGGAGGGGATGGGCGCCTTCATCACCTACTACAACCACGACCACAGACACTCCGGGATCGGCCTGCACACCCCCGCCTCCGTCCACTTCGGCACCGCAGAGGAGGTCCGCGACCAGCGGGCCGCCGCTCTCGCCGAGGCATACGAACGCCACCCCGAACGCTTCGCCCGCCGACCGAATCCACCCGAGGTACCCGGCCAGGTCTGGATCAACGACCCAGCGAACCGCCGGCAACCCGAACCACAAGGTTCACAGCACTGCGAACGTCTCATTTGACTTGACAACTACCGACGCGACTGACAGCGGCCGACGAGACACATGGCGCCCCGGAACTCCAACGGGGCGCCACTGGCGTCACCGGGAAGGGCGACACGGCGGTGCTGCTTGCCATACGATGCGGCACCAAGCCGGGACATGAGGATCACGACTACAGCCTGAGCGGTCTGTGGAGTCTTTGAGTCGCCGCCCGGCGTAGCACCCGTCACGGCACGTTGAGGATGTCGTGGCCGCCGATGCGGCGCCAGACGATGTGCCGCTCACCGGCTGACCGGGCCGGTCCGTAGGACCATGCCGCGCGTCCGTTGCCGTCCAAGGAGAGCTCGTAGATGCCGGGGGCGCGGCGTACGCACGCTTGACGCGGAGGCTGGCGCGGAAGCGTCCGCGGCCGGTGCGCAGGTCGGGGACGAGGGCGTCCAGGACGACGCGGCGGAGGCGCCGGCGCTGGGCGGGGGTGAGGTGCTGGAGGTCGGCGGTGAAGCGGGAGCAGGTCTCGAAGGTGGGCACGGTGGTCTCCTTCGGGCAGTACGACGAAGCCCTCGGCGAATGCCGGGGGCTGCTGTAGGGGGTTCCTTGGCGGTGCGGTGCTCGTTCCTTGGCGGGTGGTGATGCTCAGTGGTGCTGGATGGTGTTGTTCGGGTCGGGGTGGGGGCTGCCGGAGAGCGATGACATTCGTGTCCGGCCCGGGGCCGCGTCCCGCCCGGCGGGATGCGGTGAAGAAGGTTCGGCCGCTGCTCCCGCCTGGCGGGACGTCCCGATGATCGGTCTTTTCTTGCAGGTCACAGCGGTGTGGCGTGGTCTGCATGACAGTGGATAGCAGGGTTGTCCGGGCCGGTGGGATGTACCGCTACTACCTGCGCGAGACCGTCGTCGGCGACGGCCGCCGCCCGGCCCGCATGCCGCTGCGCGAGGCTCAGGAGCGGGCCAGTGTCCCGGTCGGGCGCTGGATGGGCCGCGGCCTTGCCGCGCTCGGTCTCGAGCCGGGGCAGGAGGTCACCGAGAGCCAGCTGCGGAACCTGTTCGGCGAGCGGGGCCGCCACCCGTATGCGGACCGGATCGAGGCCGACCTGCTCGCGAAGGGGGCGTCGGCGAAGGAGGCGTTCAAGGCCGGCGCCCTCAGACGTCGCGTGACGGTCACCGGGGTGGACTTCGTGTTCCGGCCGCGGCCGACGATCTCCCTGTTGTGGGCGCTGAGGGACGAGGAGATCCGTCTGGTGATCGAGGCCGCGCACGAGTACGCGATCGAGCGGGTGCTGGAGTGGAGCGAGGACGAGGTCGCGGTGATCCGCTACGGCAAGGACGGGATCTACCGGGTGCGACCGACCGGCGGTCTGGTCGCCGGCCGCTTCCGCCACTACCAGGGGCGCTCCGGCCAGCCCTTGCTCCATGACCGTCTGCTGTTGTCGGTGAAGGGGCAGCGCCCGGACGGGAAGTGGGGCTTGGCTCTGTTTACGTCGCAGAGCAGCGTTACATCAGCAGTTCGGGAGGCACGGCCCGCGCGAGATGTTCGCGACCGCGGGCAGCGGCTCGGTGATGTCGGGAGGAGAGTCGTCTGCCGCTCATCCGGAGTCTGGGTAAAAGCGCTGGTTACGGGCGTGGGTGGCAGCTGCCGTCGTGACGTTGCCGAGTGCCGGCAGGCGCCTCCCGTTCTCATTGACATCGACGTCCCGGTACGGCGGGCGCCTCCCGTAGTCGTTAACAACTGCTGTCGTGAGTCGTCGATAAAGCCAGACCGGGTCTGACGTGTGCGCCGCGGGCGCCGCGTCAGGCAGACACGCCGGATCCGGCATCGCCGTGCTCGGCGTGTCTGCCTGACTGTCTCCAGCATCCGCAGCTCAGGGAGTCGTCAGTTCGTAGAAGCCCCTGCCGAACGTCGCCGCCACCAGGCGGTGCCGTCCCGCGTCGTACTCGATGTCGTCGACCGGGACCTGCGGCATTCCTCGGCCGAGGCGGAGCCAGCGGCCGCCGTGTGCGGTGCTGGTGAACACGCCCTGGTCGGTGGCGATGTAGAGGATGCCGCCCCGTGCTGCGACCAGGTCGTTGACGGGCGCGTCCGGGAGGTTGCCCGACAGGTTCCGCCAGTGCCGGCCGCCGTCGGTGCTGCCGTACACATGGGGGAGCGGGGAGCCGGAGCGGTAGCCGGAGTGTGTGGTCCACACCCGGTTCGGGTTCTTCGGGTCGACCACGACCCGGGTCACCCAAGGTCGTCCCTCGGCCAGTTTCGTCCAGGTGGCGCCGAGGTTCCTGGTGACCCAGACGCGGCCGTCGTCCGTGCCTGCGTAGACGGTGCGTCCGTCGGATGCCGGGGCGATCGAGGTGATGGTGCCGTAGTTGGGGTGGACGGGGTCGGTGCCCGGGCCGCCGGACAGGTCGGGGCTGATGGGCTGCCAGGTCTCGCCGCCGTCCGTGGAGCGGTTGACGACC from Streptomyces sp. MRC013 includes the following:
- a CDS encoding ATP-binding cassette domain-containing protein; the encoded protein is MPDLDTDTTTSVHDTRLRSDEALRLTAITKRHPGPQGTTRAAADGIDLTARRSEIFGLLGPTGAGRATTIQTLAGLRRSTSGTVRILRVVMVTAQAVALPTMAVAPEKVEAVRLPALFGIAFLGLTVFGGVDYPAGGRLASPDATTNVGTLIQLAAPFLSDPAFPRALMPDDARTVLGPLPGTFFGDPMLTRMPNGSPQHPV
- a CDS encoding transposase family protein yields the protein MVTYVAMLDVPRHVVEYVARLLAGHRRRIGTPKGSRALSPFRQAVFVLRWFREAGCVHCLARDAGISQATGYRYLHEAIDVLADQAPELHEVLDRCRARQMSHVVLDGTLISCDRVAGTTEKGNDLWYSGKARHFAGNIQFVAAPDGTPLWVSDVEPGSVHDLRAARIHALPALYAAARAGLPTLADVGYTGAGKGIHTPFRPHPDIASPLAPDNRAHNRLLRGIRALGERAAAELKQRWRALQHVTLSPSRIGRIAQAALVLNNSWK
- a CDS encoding transposase family protein, producing MVTYVAMLDVPRHVVEYVARLLAGHRRRIGTPKGSRALSPFRQAVFVLRWFREAGCVHCLARDAGISQATGYRYLHEAIDVLADQAPELHEVLDRCRARQMSHVVLDGTLISCDRVAGTTEKGNDLWYSGKARHFAGNIQFVAAPDGTPLWVSDVEPGSVHGLRAARIHALPALYAAARAGLPTLADVGYTGAGKGIHTPFRPHPDIASPLAPDNRAHNRLLRGIRALGERAAAELKQRWRALQHVTLSPSRIGRIAQAALVLNNSWK
- a CDS encoding transcriptional regulator, producing MRFSIAAALATVDEVDFRSLRDAIEITDSALSKQITLLEDAGYVKVRKGFVGKRARTWLSLSPKGRTALTRHVAALQEIAFGTPPVRDSNR
- a CDS encoding transposase, producing MGSRSNRSRRYSEEFKRDAAALVRSSGRTVTEVARGLSQALTTAAAPTTWKCSSPTSTTSTSGTECRFYSPIRLDLDEPKNGSCHISRLVVTDDVVAGFRPKP
- a CDS encoding DinB family protein, which produces MFDDYAKDNLHGRLRRDREALLWKLDGLSEYDARRPLTATGTNLLGLVKHVATVEARYFGEVFDRPSSEPLPRWQDSDGSDLWAAEDETRDQIVGFYRRTWEHSDATITALPLDAPGHVPWWPQPYSNTNLFAIMIHVLGESIRHAGHADILREGLDGRTGLRAEYEKQIDEEARAARRAKIEQAARSAARIKA
- a CDS encoding PQQ-binding-like beta-propeller repeat protein; this encodes MRTGLVVVLMGLLVGLALEFHVLGWGSVPGNRCGGRYTPCPDGTTPTLLLAFLFTVVGGYGLVFALQKFTAVRPGKALPALLAAAGVLAALWPGWQAYLWMRGPVLRSVWQAEADRPSSVHGVGAWTVQDGKTVIRARTDALIAYDSGSGKREWLLDAPVRMSVCAMSDRVSDGVGLVAFARHEVACGSVRAVDARSGRVRWERELPGARQEGGGSLLTADGDVGVALSEGAVHGFGLADGKERWTIEPRPSGKRSDGIGYVPTAISAADGTTRVVVICEGSTGFDSAWLLTLDNATGRELGRSPLPVESSLTTYGILRPRTAHGRLMPHVR
- a CDS encoding SGNH/GDSL hydrolase family protein, giving the protein MRHPVSRLRTRVSAVGLAALAMAALPPPAAGASTDRYEWAALGDSYTAGLFVGAPLPLLGDPSRDGCDRTTGAYPDLVERKLAARPLDRPVRLTNVSCDNAAIENVTSDRQQPTSPVRPPAGDPGRWPLVDPQIRRAGLGDRTDVVTVGVGAIGLPFGGCLELSLAHRSCKEYYTNPPEGVEGLAAKLAGIRDAYGRMLGAIHRAAPHAEVVTIGYPAILPERGSACSGGPTQLGPITPADIDWLRDDALKALNKIIREEAAKRGDRHVDLYTSSVGHDVCQPEDTQWIEGICGDAAPFWPTVPPAGLPFDCAAIGKRATLLHPNAREHANAAPLVERAVRDALTEG
- a CDS encoding transposase, with protein sequence MGETGDPFSTASTTPIPAGDDPAPKPKRRTFSAEYKLRIVAEYDAAPAGEKGAILRRERLYHSHVIEWRQAREAGSLDALVDRRTSAVRPKKAAEQAEPERLRKKVARLERDPARRDAALEVTGKANALLELLSESAD
- a CDS encoding DDE-type integrase/transposase/recombinase — its product is MLRADVYRILSAAGQNGERRRQATHPARAIPELTAISPSQVFTWDITKLPGSDKGIWYHAYVIIDVFSRYIVGHTVERAETAERAEELIRETIERNGIVPQTVHADRGTSMTSKKVSQMLIDLGITRSRSRPRVSNDTPYSKSQFRTTKDTADHPERFDSLAPAREGMGAFITYYNHDHRHSGIGLHTPASVHFGTAEEVRDQRAAALAEAYERHPERFARRPNPPEVPGQVWINDPANRRQPEPQGSQHCERLI
- the mobF gene encoding MobF family relaxase, which produces MTVDSRVVRAGGMYRYYLRETVVGDGRRPARMPLREAQERASVPVGRWMGRGLAALGLEPGQEVTESQLRNLFGERGRHPYADRIEADLLAKGASAKEAFKAGALRRRVTVTGVDFVFRPRPTISLLWALRDEEIRLVIEAAHEYAIERVLEWSEDEVAVIRYGKDGIYRVRPTGGLVAGRFRHYQGRSGQPLLHDRLLLSVKGQRPDGKWGLALFTSQSSVTSAVREARPARDVRDRGQRLGDVGRRVVCRSSGVWVKALVTGVGGSCRRDVAECRQAPPVLIDIDVPVRRAPPVVVNNCCRESSIKPDRV